In the Euphorbia lathyris chromosome 5, ddEupLath1.1, whole genome shotgun sequence genome, one interval contains:
- the LOC136230349 gene encoding probable xyloglucan endotransglucosylase/hydrolase protein 33, which produces MSLFQQNFLSILGVLTFLALEISSHSTRHMHYSPPNVTPLTHLFSNVSISQQFSTSFGASNVKFLNNGSSSFLTLNKYSGSGLASKSKYYNGFFSAAIKLPAGLSSGVVVAFYMSNAETNPHNHDEIDIELLGHDKRNDWVIQTNVYANGSVSTGREEKFYLWFDPTQDHHYYSILFNSHHIVFLVDNIPVREFKLNPTIYPSKAMSVYATIWDGSEWATHGGKYAVNYKYAPFVVSFAEMSINGCTLPNSTSCTKAVSSTIEGQQFVSLSKDQIMAMDWARRKLMFYSYCNDKPRFKVMPPECK; this is translated from the exons ATGTCACTTTTCCAACAAAATTTCCTCTCAATTTTGGGGGTTTTAACCTTCTTAGCACTAGAAATTTCTTCACATAGTACTAGACATATGCACTATTCTCCTCCCAATGTTACTCCTTTAACTCACCTCTTTTCCAATGTCTCCATCTCTCAACAATTCTCCACTTCCTTTGGTGCCTCTAATGTTAAGTTTCTCAATAATGgctcttcttcctttcttaccCTTAACAAATATTCAG GTTCTGGATTGGCATCAAAGAGCAAATACTACAATGGATTTTTTAGTGCTGCCATCAAGTTGCCTGCTGGTTTATCCTCTGGGGTTGTTGTTGCGTTCTAT ATGTCGAATGCAGAAACAAATCCACACAATCATGATGAGATAGATATAGAACTACTTGGTCATGACAAGAGAAATGATTGGGTGATTCAAACAAATGTGTATGCAAATGGAAGTGTAAGCACAGGAAGAGAAGAGAAGTTCTATCTATGGTTTGATCCAACACAGGACCACCATTATTACAGCATTTTATTCAACAGTCATCACATTGT ATTTCTAGTGGACAACATACCGGTAAGAGAATTTAAGCTAAACCCGACTATTTATCCATCAAAAGCAATGTCAGTATATGCAACAATATGGGATGGGTCAGAATGGGCAACACATGGTGGAAAGTATGCAGTTAATTACAAGTATGCTCCATTTGTGGTTTCATTTGCAGAAATGTCAATAAATGGCTGCACTTTACCTAATTCAACATCATGTACAAAGGCTGTTTCTTCAACCATTGAAGGTCAACAATTTGTGAGTCTATCAAAAGATCAAATTATGGCCATGGATTGGGCTAGAAGAAAGCTCATGTTCTACTCTTATTGTAATGACAAACCCAGGTTCAAAGTCATGCCACCTGAATGCAAATAA
- the LOC136229260 gene encoding benzaldehyde dehydrogenase, mitochondrial-like, producing MAARRISSLVSRSFTSPSALFSGGRNSGLGLGRGISRFSTTATAAAAIEDPITPSVSIDYNKLLINGQFVDAASGRTFPTLDPRTGEVIAHVAEGDSEDIDRAVSAARKAFDEGPWPKMTAYERSRIMLRFADLVEKHNDDIAALETWDNGKPYEQAAKAEVPMFVRLMRYYAGWADKIHGLTVPADGQYHVQTLHEPIGVAGQIIPWNFPLLMYAWKVGPALACGNTIVLKTAEQTPLSALYVSKLFHEAGLPDGVLNVVSGFGPTAGAALASHMEVDKLAFTGSTETGKVVLQLAAKSNLKPVTLELGGKSPFIVCEDADVDQAVEQAHFALFFNQGQCCCAGSRTYVHEKIYDEFTEKAKARAIKRTVGDPFKGGIEQGPQIDQGQFKKILKYIKSGVESGATLETGGERFGAKGYYIQPTVFSNVNEDMLIAKDEIFGPVQSILKFKDLDEVIRRANSSRYGLAAGVFTKNIDTANILTRALKAGTIWVNCFDIFDAAIPFGGYKMSGHGREKGIYGLSNYLQVKAVVTPLKNPAWL from the exons ATGGCTGCTAGGAGGATCTCATCGTTGGTCTCTCGCTCCTTCACTTCTCCTTCTGCTCTATTTTCAGGAG GGAGGAATTCTGGGCTTGGGCTTGGCAGAGGAATTAGTAGATTCAGTACTACTGCAACAGCTGCTGCAGCTATTGAAGATCCTATCACTCCATCTGTCTCTATCGATTACaataaacttttaattaatGGACAGTTCGTTGATGCAGCTTCAG GGAGAACCTTTCCAACATTAGACCCCAGGACAGGGGAAGTGATTGCTCATGTTGCTGAAGGTGATTCTGAAGATATTGATCGAGCAGTTTCTGCTGCTCGCAAAGCATTTGATGAAGGACCATGGCCTAAGATGACTGCTTAT GAAAGGTCAAGGATTATGTTGCGGTTTGCTGATTTGGTTGAAAAGCATAATGATGACATTGCAGCACTTGAGACTTGGGATAATGGGAAACCGTATGAGCAAGCTGCGAAAGCCGAAGTACCAATGTTTGTACGTCTAATGCGATACTATGCTG GTTGGGCTGATAAGATTCATGGTCTCACTGTCCCAGCTGATGGCCAGTATCATGTTCAAACCTTGCATGAACCCATCGGTGTTGCTGGTCAGATCATTCCATGGAATTTTCCTCTGCTCATGTACGCGTGGAAGGTTGGCCCAGCATTAGCATGTGGCAACACTATTGTTCTCAAGACAGCAGAGCAGACGCCATTGTCTGCTCTCTATGTGTCTAAGCTGTTTCATGAG GCTGGGCTTCCAGACGGTGTTCTCAATGTGGTTTCTGGGTTTGGTCCAACTGCTGGTGCAGCTCTTGCCAGCCATATGGAGGTGGATAAG CTTGCTTTCACTGGATCAACTGAAACAGGAAAAGTTGTTCTTCAGTTGGCTGCAAAAAGTAACCTTAAGCCAGTAACCTTGGAGCTTGGAGGAAAATCCCCTTTTATCGTCTGTGAGGATGCTGATGTCGATCAGGCTGTTGAACAGGCCCATTTCGCATTATTCTTTAATCAG GGCCAATGCTGCTGTGCTGGATCTCGCACATATGTCCATGAAAAAATATATGATGAGTTCACGGAGAAAGCAAAGGCACGTGCTATAAAACGAACCGTTGGTGATCCGTTCAAGGGGGGTATTGAACAAGGTCCTCAG ATCGATCAAGGACAATTTAAGAAGATATTAAAGTACATAAAGTCTGGTGTGGAAAGTGGAGCTACGCTTGAAACTGGAGGAGAAAGATTTGGTGCCAAGGGCTATTATATTCAGCCCACAGTTTTCTCGAATGTAAAT GAGGATATGCTGATAGCAAAAGACGAGATATTCGGTCCAGTACAGTCAATTTTGAAATTCAA GGACCTTGATGAAGTTATACGGCGGGCGAATAGCAGTCGTTATGGTTTGGCTGCTGGGGTGTTTACAAAGAACATAGATACAGCTAACATCCTGACTCGAGCGTTAAAAGCCGGAACAATATGGGTCAATTGTTTTGATATATTTGATGCTGCAATTCCTTTTGGTGGATACAAGATGAGTGGACATGGAAGAGAAAAGGGAATATACGGTCTTAGCAATTACTTGCAAGTGAAAGCTGTGGTTACTCCATTGAAGAATCCAGCATGGCTATAA
- the LOC136230403 gene encoding U4/U6 small nuclear ribonucleoprotein Prp31 homolog, with protein sequence MATLADSFLADLDELSDNDAELNEEEDADAGNMEEDVDGDMADIEALNYDDLDSVSKLQKTQRYNDIMQKVEDALEKGSDILDHGMVLEDDPEYQLIVDCNALSVDIENEIIIIHNFIRDKYRLKFPELESLVHHPIDYARVVKKIGNEMDLTLVDLEGLLPSAIIMVISVTASTTSGKPLPDEDLQKTIEACDRALALDSAKKKVLDFVESRMGYIAPNLSTIVGSAVAAKLMGTAGGLSALAKMPACNVQLLGAKKKNLAGFSTATSQFRVGYIEQTEIFQTTPPSLRMRACRLLAAKSTLAARVDSTRGDPLGNTGRNLREEVRKKIEKWQEPPPAKQPKPLPVPDSEPKKKRGGRRLRKMKERYALTDMRKLANRMQFGIPEESSLGDGLGEGYGMLGQAGSGKLRVAVGQSKLAAKVAKKFKEKYYGSSGATSGLTSSLAFTPVQGIELTNPQAHAHQLGSGTQSTYFSETGTFSKIKRT encoded by the exons ATG GCCACTCTTGCTGATTCTTTCCTTGCGGACCTTGATGAATTATCTGACAATGATGCTGAGCTTAAT GAGGAAGAAGATGCTGATGCTGGAAACATGGAGGAAGATGTTGATGGGGACATGGCAGACATTGAAGCTCTAAATTATGATGACTTGGATAGTGTGTCAAAGTTGCAGAAAACACAGAGATATAATGATATAATGCAG AAAGTGGAAGATGCTCTTGAGAAGGGTTCTGATATATTAGACCACGGAATGGTATTGGAAGATGATCCTGAATATCAGCTTATTGTAGATTGTAATGCACTGTCAGTTGATATTGAGAATGAGATCATCATCATACACAATTTTATCCGTGACAAGTACCGTTTGAAATTTCCAGAGCTTGAATCACTTGTTCATCATCCTATTGATTATGCCCGTGTGGTGAAGAAGATTGGGAACGAGATGGATTTGACCCTTGTTGATCTGGAAGGTCTTTTACCCTCAGCTATTATTATGGTGATTTCAGTGACAGCATCAACGACAAGTGGAAAACCACTTCCTGATGAAGACCTTCAAAAGACAATTGAGGCATGTGATCGAGCTCTTGCTCTTGATTCAGCAAAGAAAAAAGTGCTTGATTTTGTAGAGAGTAGAATGGGTTATATTGCTCCTAATTTGTCAACTATAGTTGGGAGTGCTGTTGCAGCAAAGCTTATGGGAACAGCCGGTGGTCTCTCAGCATTAGCGAAGATGCCTGCCTGTAATGTTCAACTTCTTGGTGCCAAGAAGAAGAATCTTGCTGGCTTTTCCACTGCAACATCTCAATTTCGTGTGGGTTATATTGAGCAAACAGAGATATTTCAGACAACTCCACCTTCTCTGAGAATGCGTGCTTGTAGACTCTTAGCTGCAAAGTCAACGCTTGCAGCACGGGTAGATTCCACCAGGGGGGATCCATTGGGGAACACTGGAAGAAACCTTCGGGAAGAAGTCCGTAAGAAAATTGAGAAGTGGCAAGAGCCTCCTCCTGCAAAGCAACCTAAGCCACTTCCGGTTCCTGATTCTGAACCTAAGAAAAAGAGAGGTGGTCGGCGGCTGAGAAAGATGAAAGAAAG ATATGCTTTAACAGACATGAGGAAGCTTGCTAATAGGATGCAGTTTGGTATTCCTGAAGAGAGCTCTTTAG GTGATGGACTGGGAGAGGGTTATGGAATGCTTGGTCAAGCAGGGAGTGGCAAGCTGCGTGTGGCTGTTGGTCAAAGCAAACTCGCTGCTAAAGTTGCAAAGAA ATTCAAGGAAAAATATTATGGAAGCAGTGGTGCTACATCAGGTCTGACATCAAGTTTGGCATTCACTCCTGTGCAG GGGATCGAGCTCACAAATCCACAAGCACACGCACACCAACTTGGCAGTGGAACCCAGAGTACTTACTTCTCGGAGACGGGAACATTTTCGAAGATCAAGAGGACCTAA